The DNA region TGCGAGCCCCAGTGGAACTTCACGTCGTCGCCCAGCCGCTGGTAGCCGCCGTCCACGACGCCGGTGTGGCCGTTGTAGATCTCCCAGAACCCGCTGTTGCTGTCGGCCAGTTCGGCCAGCCGCGCGGTCTCGGAGGCGAAGCCCTGCTGGGCTCCCTGCTGGGCCAGCGCCCGCGCCCACAGCCCCTGCACCACCGGCCAGACGATGGCGTTGTGCCGGCCCGGCTGGTCGTCGGAGTAGCGGGTCCAGTTCGGGTAGGTGTCGGGCATGCCCCAGGTCATCTCGGTGGCGTGCGCCACGACGGACTTCGCCTGGGCGGGGCTCGCGATGCCGAAGAGCACCGCGAAGGCCAGGCCGGTGCCCTCCTGGTATGCGCCGGTGGTGCCGTCGGCGAGCAGCATGTAGTTGTAGCTGCCGGTCTTCTTGTTCCAGAAGTGCTGGTTGATCGCCTGCTTGAGCGCCGCGGCCTTGTGCCGGTAGGCCGCGACCTCCTTCGCCGGGCGGTGCAGGCGGGCGGCCATGCTCGCGGCGTTGGTGTAGGCGGCGTAGTAGACCTCGTTGGTGCTGAGGAACATGCCGGTCGCCACGCCCGGCCACGGCATGGAGCCGGTGCTGACGGACTCGGTGGCGTCGGCCGGCGGCGCGGGGTAGCCGGCGATGCCGTCGTTGAAGAAGGACGCGCCGGTGAACAGGCCGTAGGTGGAGTTGTAGCCGGCGGTGCTCGCGTGCTCGCGGATGGCGAGGGTGTCCGCGGCGGTCTGGTACGCGTCGCGCAGGAAGGACGTGTCGCCGGTGACCAGGTACTGGTTCCACGCGGCGGTCACCCAGATGACCTGGTCCCACTGCTGGTCGTCCTGCTGGATCTGCAGCTTGCCCGAGGCGTCCTTGTCGACCGCCGACCACAGGGTGTTGCGGGCCAGCGCGGGGTCGAGCAGGCTCGCGGCGTTCCAGCTGTTCACCGAGGCGTCGCGGGTCCACGGCTGCGGGTAGCCGCCGCCGGCCCGCAGGATGCCGACGCCGGTGTCCATCAGCCCGCTCTTGTCGTAGACCGCGGGGTCCCAGGTGATGGTGTTCGTCTTCAGCACGTTCGTCAGCGCGGCCTGGTAGGCGGTGCCGTACAGGGCCTGGCTGTCGGAGTTGGCGAACGTCAGCGTGGGAGCGGCGGGCGCCGCCGCGCCGGGGCCGTCGTCGGCCGCGTCCACCGCGCCCGCCCCGTACAGAACGGTGCTGAGCGCCAGTACGCCGGCCGTCATGATGCCGGTGACGCGTGTGCGCCGCCCGGTCGTCGGTCTGAACCTCATGGCACGTACCTTCCTCGGCGCCGGGTGCGGCGCCGCAGAGGCGGAGGATTCCGCTGCCCCTCGGACGCATGCCGTGGGCATCGGAGTTCGACCGTAGTGAGGAAAAAGTCAGCACGTCAACATTCCTGCAAGAAGTCCATGAAGCGCCGATCGCACGGCAGTTGCTCACCGCAGGTCACCGGAAGGTGCCCGAAAACCGCGTCGGTGTGGGCCTTTTGATGGCGTATTGGATGGTTCGTCGCCCTGCCCGCGAGTGCGTCGCCCGAGGAGAAGGGCGGTCCGCAGGACGAGACAGAACGCCTGCTCCACCCCTATTCGCCGTTGAGCGGCTGATTGGTTGAGCAGTTTCAACCGGTCGGCGTCCGGTGTGCGGGGCTGTGTCCCGGCGCCCGGCGGATTTCACTCTTTCCGGGTGCCGCGCCTCCGTTTGCAACCTCGCGCTGTCCCCCGTCCGGGCGAGCGCCCGCAGCAGGCGCCCGGCCGGCGGCGCGCCGCCCCGCCGGTTGGCGCGTCAGCCGGGTGGTTTGCGCAACCCGGGGCGCGAAGCCGCCCCCGCGCGCCGTACCGGCGGCGGCGCCGCGCTGTTTGGCCGGTGGGCGCGGCGGGCGGTGCCCGTCACCGGCCGCCGCGCCCCGCCCGCCCCGTACGTCTCCCGGGGGCACAGTGCCAGGCAACCCGCCCGGTTCGGACAGCCCGCGCAGCCCGGCAGGTCCGGGCAGCCAGGAAAGCAGCGCAGGACCGGGCACGGCGGCGCCGCCCCCGTCCGCCGGCGGCGCACCGCTGACCAGCCTCGGCACCGAGGCGGCGCGCCAACTCGCCACCACCGCCAAGTCCGAGCCGCAGATGCGGGCGATCAGCTCCCGGTGGCTGCTGAGGACGCTGCCGTGGGTGGACGTGTCGGCCGGCGTGTACCGGGTCAACCGGCGGCTGCGGCTGCGACCGGGCAGCGGCCGGGTGCGCTTCGAGCAGAACGGCGCGGACGACGTCAAAGTGGTCCCCGAGACGCTCGCCGAGCTCCCGGCGCTGCGCGGGTGCCCGGACGCCGAGGCGCTGCGCAAGCTCGCCGCCGGCTACCGGGTGCGCCGGCTGGAGCCCGGCCAGGTGCTCGCCGAGCGCGGCCGGCCGGTCAAGGAGACCTTCCTGGTGGTGCATGGCCGGCTGACCCGGTTCACCTCCGGTCCGTACGGCGAGGAGGCGTCGCTCGGGGTCGTCGCGAACGGCGAGCCGCTGGGCGAGGAGGTGTTCGTCGGGGCCGAGCCGCGCTGGCAGGTCTTGGTCCGGGCGGACACCGCGTGCCTGCTGCTGGCGCTGCCGCGGACCGCGGTGAAACGGTTGACCGACCGCGCGCCCGCCCTCGCCGCCCATCTGGCCGGCCACGCCGAGCGGTCGGCCCGGCCGGTCAACCGCGCGGGCGAGGCCGACCTGCCGGTCCGGGCCGGCCACACCGGCGAACCGGTCATCGACCCGGGTTTCGTGGACTACGAACTCAGCCCCCGCGAGTACGAGCTGTCGCTGACCCAGACTGTGCTGCGGGTGCACAGCCGGGTCGGCGACCTCTACAACGAGCCGATGGACCAGACCCACCAGCAGCTGCGGCTGACGGTGGAGGCGATCCGCGAGCGCCAGGAGTGGGAGCTGGTCAACAACCGGGACTTCGGGCTGCTCCACAACACCGACTACGACCAGCGGATCAGCTCCTCCTCCGGGCCGCCGACGCCCGACGACCTGGACGAGCTGCTGGCGATGCGGCGCGACACCACCGTGCTGTTCGCCCACCCCAAGGCGATCACCGCGTTCTTCCACCAGTGCACCCTGCGCGGCATCGCGCCGCGCACCGCGGACCTGGGCGGCCACCAGGTGCCGGCCTGGCGCGGCGTCCCGCTGCTGCCCTGCGGCAAGATCCCGATCAGCGGGCGGCACACCAGCAGCATCGTGGCGCTGCGCACCGGCGCCGACGACCAGGGCGTGGTCGGCCTGCGCCCCGCCGCGCTGCCCGAGCAGCGCGAACCGGGCCTGAACGTCCGCTTCATGGGCATCGACGCGACCGCCGTCGTCAGCTACCTGGTCACCGCCTACTACTCGATGGCGGTGCTGGTCCCCGACGCGGTCGGAATCCTGGAGAACGTCCGACTCGGCCGGCCGGCCGAGTGACCGAGTGGAGTACGGAATTGAACGCTGCCGCCAGCACGTCCACCGCCCCCGGTCCGCTCCCCCGGCCGCCGAGCCCGGTGCGCTCGCTGCGCGCCCGGCGCGGCGGCGCGGTCCCCGGGCTCAGGTACCGGCCGGTCGCCCCCGCCGATCCGGAGAAGGTGCGCGAGGTCGACCGCAGGCTGGAGGAGTGGGCGCGCCGCCTGGACCTGTTCCCCCGGCCTGGAAGGGGGACTTCGCCGGTTTCCAGTTCGGCCGCGCGGTGGTGCTGCAGCACCCGGGCGCGGTGGACCTGGACCGGCTGACCGTGGCCGGGGAGCTGCTGCTGGCCGAGAATTTGGTGGACTCCTGCTACTGCGAGGAGGACGAGGGCCGGGGCGCCTCGCACCGCGGCCTCGGCGGCCCGCTGCTGATGGCCCAGTCGGCGATCGACCCGCACCACGGCACCGCGCGGTCGCAGGAGCAGTGGCTGCTCGGCATGCAGTCGGACGGGCCGCTGCGCTCGTACCACTGGGCGATGAAGGACTACGCGGCGTTCGCCACGCCCAGCCAGACGAATCGTTTCGTGCACGACATCGCCCGGCTGCACCTGGGCTACCTCGCCGAGGCCGCCTGGGCCGAGACCCGCTATTGGCCGCGGATCTGGGAGTACCTGGTGATGCGGCAGTTCAACAACTTCCGTCCGTGCCTGTCGATCGTGGACGCGGTGGACGGCTACGAGCTGCCGGACATCCTCTACGCCCGCCCGGAGATCCAGCGGATCACCGCGCCGGCCTGCAACGCCACCACCATCGTCAACGACCTGTACTCCTTCACCAAGGAGCTGGCCGGCGACCCGACGCACCTCAACCTGCCGCTGGTGGTGGCCGAGAACGAGGGGCACGGGCTGAAGGCCGCCTATCTGGAGTCGGTCGAGATCCACAACCGGATCATGGCGTCCTTCGAGGAGGAGGCCGCCGCGCTGGCCGCGACCAGCCCGCTCGTCGCGCGGTACGCGCAGGGGCTGTCGGACTGGGTGGCCGGCAACCACGAGTGTCACGCGACCAACACCCACCGCTACCACCTGCCGGACTACTGGTAGGCCGATCACTGGCAGGCCGCATCCGATGCACCGCCGCATATCACCGCGATCCGAGGAGATTCTTCGTTGACCACGCACAGCCCCGCCACCACCACGGCGTCCCTGCCGATCCCGGCCCAGTCCACGTACCAGGCCCGCGTCGCGGACTACTGAAACACCGAGCAGAACCCGGTCAACCTCGAACTTGGCAGGATCGACGACCTCTACCACCACCACTACGGCGTCGGCGACGTCCGCTGGTCGGTGCTCGACGAGCCCGACTCGGCCCGGCGCCGGGAGCGGATCACCGGCGAGCTGCACCGGCTGGAGCACGCGCAGGCGGTGCTGCTCGCCGAGCGGCTGGGCCCGCTGTCGCCCGACGACCGGGTGTTCGACGCCGGCTGCGGACGCGGCGGCGGCAGCGTCACCGCTCACCTGCGCTACGAGTGCTACGCCGACGGCGTGACGCTCTCCGCGAAGCAGGCGGATTTCGCCAACGAGCAGGCCCGCGCCCGCGGCATCGACGGCAAGGTGCGCTACCACCACCGCACCATGCTCGACACCGGCCTGCCGACGGGCGGGTTCGCGGCCTCGTGGAACAACGAGTCCACGATGTACGTGGAGTTGGACCTGCTGTTCGCCGAGCACGCCCGGCTGCTGCGCCGCGGCGGCCGTTACGTGGTGATCACCGGCTGCTACAACGACACCTACGGCCGCGCCTCGCGCGAGGTGTCGCTGATCAACGCGCACTACATCTGCGACATCCATCCGCGCTCGGCGTACTTCAAGGCGATGGCCGCGCACCGGCTGGTGCCGGTGCACGTGGAGGACCTGACCGCGGCCACCATCCCGTACTGGGAGCTGCGCAAGCAGGCCGACCACCTGGTGACGGGCGTGGAGGACGCGTTCTTGACGGCGTACAAGAACGGCAGCTTCCAGTACCTGATGATCGTCGCCGACCGGGTCTGACCCGATGTGCCGGGCCCGTCGCGGCGGGCCCGGCTCAGGGCAGACGGGTGGTCAGGTCGTCGTCGGTCACCGGGCGCAGCACCCGGCAGGGCGCGCCGACGGCGACCACCATCGGCGGGATGTCGCGCGAGACGACGCTGCCGGCGCCGATCACCGATCCGTAGCCGATCCGGACGCCGGGCAGCACCACGGCGTTGCTGCCGATCCACACCTTGTCCTCGATCACGATCGGCTCGGAGAAGCGCGCGAAGTCCACCCGCCGGGCGGGGTGCACGGGATGGCCGGTGGTGGTGAGGGTCACGCCGGGCGCGATCATCACGCCGTCGCCGATGCGGATGTCGACGTCGTCGACGAAGGTGAGGTTGACGTTGCCGAAGAAGTCGTCGCCGATGTGCACGTTGCTGGCGAAGGCCGCGTGGAACGGCGCGAGCAGCACGCAGCGCTCCCCCACCGATCCGAGCGCGGCCTCCAGCAGCTCGCGCTTGCGCCGCTCGTCGCCCGGCGGCGTCCTGTTGTACTCGAAGACCAGGTCGGGGCGGCGCCGCGGCGCCAGGAACGCCGCCTCCGACTCGGTGTAGACCAGCCCGCGGCGGATGCGCTCGCGGACCGCCTCCTGTTCGCCGCCCGTCACGCGCGATCCACCCTCCCCGCCCCGGCCCCGCGGGGCCCTTGCCGATCGAAGCGGCCCCTACCGTAGCAATCGCGGCGGACGCGCCGGCGGCGCCCCGGTCAGGAGGTGAGGCCGACGAGTTTGCCGACCTTGCGGCCCTCCTCCATGTCCCGGTGGGCGGACGGGATGTCGGCCAGGGCGTAGGTGTGCACCGGGCCGAGGCTGGTGCGGCCGGAGGCGATGCCGTCGAGGTAGTGCTGCAGCACCTCGGCCGGCAGGTCGGAGGCCGAGCCTCCGTACGCCGACAGCCGTACGCCGCGCGGCAGGTAGCCGCCCGGGTAGAAGTCGTGCACGACCCACTCGTTGGAGAGCATGCCGGCGAAGCAGACGGTGCCGTGCACGCGGGCGGCGCGCAGGGTGTCCGGCAGGGTGGGGGCGCCCACCAGCTCCAGCGCGGCGTCCACGCCCTCGGGCAGCAGCCGCCGCACCTGCGTGGCCACGTCGCCGTCGTCGACGAGCGGGTGGTCCACGCCGTGCCGCGCGAGGTCCGCGGTGCGGGCGGGGTTGCGGGTGGTCGCCAGCACGGTCGCGCCGAGGTCCTTGGCGAGCGTCGTGACGGCGAGGCCGAGCGCGGAGGTGCCGCCGCGGATCAGCAGGGACTGGCCCTTGCGCAGATCGAGTCCGACGGTCAGCGAGCCGTACGCGGTCTGGAGCGTCTCCGGCACCGCGCCGATCACGGACCACGGCAGGTCCGAGTCGAACGGGATCACGCAGGAGCGGGGCACGGCGGTGTACTCGGCGTAGCCGCCGTCGAAGGTCCGGCCCATGCCGCCCATCATCGCGACGACCCGCTGCCCGCGCGGCAGCAGCCCGTCCGGGTCGAGGTCGACGGTGCCGGCGGCCTCGATGCCCGGGACGCGGGGGAAGGTCACCCCTTCGGCGAGGCCGAGCCGGGTGTGCAGTTCCGAGCGGTTGAGGCCGAACGCCTCGACCTTGATCCGGACGTGGCCGGGTCCCGGCTGCGGCACGGGCAGTTCGCGCAGCCGCAGGCTGCCGGCCGGGCCGGGTGCGTCGAGGACGATCGCGCGCATGGTGGCGTTCAAGGGGTCTCCTCGGGGGTGGTGCCAGGGGTCGGGGCGGGTGCGGGGGCGTGGCCGGCCGGGGCGTCGGCGCGGCCGTCGGCCGGGGCCGCCGGTGCGCCGTCCGCGTCGAGCTGTTCGTGGAGCCAGGCGCGCTCCGCGCGGCTGCTTGCGCGGGCGATCAGGAGCATGCCGCGGCGGTAGGGGTCGGCGACCTGCTCCGCGCGGATCGGCGTGCCGTCCCCGTCGTAGAAGAAGCTGGCCGGCGTCTCCAGGAAGTCCAGCCGGCGGCGCAGCACGGCCCGCCGCTCGGCGGCGTCGGGCAGCCTGGACAGGAAGGCGAGCAGCGTGAAGAACCGGGTCTTGTCGGTGATCTCCTGCTCGCCCGGCTGCCGCAGCCGCTCCAGCAGGTGCGCCCGGCCGGCCTCGGTCAGGGTCAGCACGTGCCGCTGGGCGGCCGACGTGCCGGGTTCGCTCCGGCGCTCCAGCAGCCCTTTCGCCACCAGGCGGTTGACCGCCGGGTAGAGGCTTCCGTCGCTGACCGGCCGGGCGTGGCCGGTCAGGTGGGCGACCCTGCGCCGCAGCTCGTAGCCGTGCAGCGGGCCGTCGGCGAGGAAGCCGAGGATGGTCAGTTCCAGCATGGGACCAGTGTGCACCTCGATTCGAGGTATGTCGAATCGAGGTGCACACTGTCGCTCGGCCGGCCGGCGGCGCGCCGGGGACGGCGGGCACACCGGGGACGACAGGCGCGCCGGGGACGACAGGCGCGCCGCGCACGCCGGGGACGCCAGACACAGCAGGCACACCAGGCACATCAGGCACACCGGGGACACCGGGGACGCCAGACACACCGGGCGTCAGTCGGTGTCGCCCTCGTCCCGGACGAAGTCCACCCGCTCCTGGCTGACCGGGTAGCCCGCGGCGGCGAAGTGCGCGGCCATGGGCGTGTTGGTCCGGTCGGTCGCGGCGGCGATCCGCGTGGCGCCGAGGTCGACCAGGTCGTGGGTGCACTCCAGCAGCAGGTCGTAGGCGTAGCCGTGGCCGCGCTGCTCGGGGACCACGGCGATGAAGCCGACGCAGCGGTCGGTCGTGTTCGCCGCCGGCACGTGCAGGCCGGCCACCTCGCCGTCGGGGGTGTACGCGACCCGCCGCCAGTGCGAGGGCGACGGCATCCGGTCCAGGATGCCCAGCGTCTCGTCCAGCGCCGCGTCCAGGCCCCGCGTGTCGAGCATGCGCCGGTCGTGCGCGTCC from Actinacidiphila sp. DG2A-62 includes:
- a CDS encoding MGH1-like glycoside hydrolase domain-containing protein; the encoded protein is MRFRPTTGRRTRVTGIMTAGVLALSTVLYGAGAVDAADDGPGAAAPAAPTLTFANSDSQALYGTAYQAALTNVLKTNTITWDPAVYDKSGLMDTGVGILRAGGGYPQPWTRDASVNSWNAASLLDPALARNTLWSAVDKDASGKLQIQQDDQQWDQVIWVTAAWNQYLVTGDTSFLRDAYQTAADTLAIREHASTAGYNSTYGLFTGASFFNDGIAGYPAPPADATESVSTGSMPWPGVATGMFLSTNEVYYAAYTNAASMAARLHRPAKEVAAYRHKAAALKQAINQHFWNKKTGSYNYMLLADGTTGAYQEGTGLAFAVLFGIASPAQAKSVVAHATEMTWGMPDTYPNWTRYSDDQPGRHNAIVWPVVQGLWARALAQQGAQQGFASETARLAELADSNSGFWEIYNGHTGVVDGGYQRLGDDVKFHWGSQPDQTWSATAYLNMIDSGLFGLSFSDNGVSFAPTLPAGWGDATLSGLHYRDATLTVALHGAGATIRSFTVDGRRVPGHSLPASLKGRHTVDITLTGAVVGDRDKDGVRDSADRCPDLPGTSALRGCPAPDHIEAEDALNTGGVKTNVNHTGYSGRAFVDGLWAQGAASSFTLHRATSAAGTGSLTLRYANANGDARTMTLSVDGKAVRQVSFPKVSDSWDDWGTVTFDDIPVSGTAPVVTVSYGAGDNGSINLDWAEFHATSG
- a CDS encoding family 2B encapsulin nanocompartment shell protein — protein: MPGNPPGSDSPRSPAGPGSQESSAGPGTAAPPPSAGGAPLTSLGTEAARQLATTAKSEPQMRAISSRWLLRTLPWVDVSAGVYRVNRRLRLRPGSGRVRFEQNGADDVKVVPETLAELPALRGCPDAEALRKLAAGYRVRRLEPGQVLAERGRPVKETFLVVHGRLTRFTSGPYGEEASLGVVANGEPLGEEVFVGAEPRWQVLVRADTACLLLALPRTAVKRLTDRAPALAAHLAGHAERSARPVNRAGEADLPVRAGHTGEPVIDPGFVDYELSPREYELSLTQTVLRVHSRVGDLYNEPMDQTHQQLRLTVEAIRERQEWELVNNRDFGLLHNTDYDQRISSSSGPPTPDDLDELLAMRRDTTVLFAHPKAITAFFHQCTLRGIAPRTADLGGHQVPAWRGVPLLPCGKIPISGRHTSSIVALRTGADDQGVVGLRPAALPEQREPGLNVRFMGIDATAVVSYLVTAYYSMAVLVPDAVGILENVRLGRPAE
- a CDS encoding sugar O-acetyltransferase gives rise to the protein MTGGEQEAVRERIRRGLVYTESEAAFLAPRRRPDLVFEYNRTPPGDERRKRELLEAALGSVGERCVLLAPFHAAFASNVHIGDDFFGNVNLTFVDDVDIRIGDGVMIAPGVTLTTTGHPVHPARRVDFARFSEPIVIEDKVWIGSNAVVLPGVRIGYGSVIGAGSVVSRDIPPMVVAVGAPCRVLRPVTDDDLTTRLP
- a CDS encoding zinc-binding dehydrogenase, which encodes MRAIVLDAPGPAGSLRLRELPVPQPGPGHVRIKVEAFGLNRSELHTRLGLAEGVTFPRVPGIEAAGTVDLDPDGLLPRGQRVVAMMGGMGRTFDGGYAEYTAVPRSCVIPFDSDLPWSVIGAVPETLQTAYGSLTVGLDLRKGQSLLIRGGTSALGLAVTTLAKDLGATVLATTRNPARTADLARHGVDHPLVDDGDVATQVRRLLPEGVDAALELVGAPTLPDTLRAARVHGTVCFAGMLSNEWVVHDFYPGGYLPRGVRLSAYGGSASDLPAEVLQHYLDGIASGRTSLGPVHTYALADIPSAHRDMEEGRKVGKLVGLTS
- a CDS encoding PadR family transcriptional regulator — its product is MLELTILGFLADGPLHGYELRRRVAHLTGHARPVSDGSLYPAVNRLVAKGLLERRSEPGTSAAQRHVLTLTEAGRAHLLERLRQPGEQEITDKTRFFTLLAFLSRLPDAAERRAVLRRRLDFLETPASFFYDGDGTPIRAEQVADPYRRGMLLIARASSRAERAWLHEQLDADGAPAAPADGRADAPAGHAPAPAPTPGTTPEETP